The Limibacillus sp. genomic interval GCGCGCGGGAGACCAGGATATGGTCCAGCATGGTCTTGCGGCCTGCATGGATCACGCTGTAACGCCGCCAATCGGGCAGATTGCGCTCCACCGGGGTCAGCACGCGCGGCGCCAGCGCGCCGTTGCCGCTGTCGTCGATGTCCGCACGCAGGATCCTGAGCGGCATCTCCTGTTCCTCGGCGTTGAGGTCACCGCAAACGGCCACGAGCGCCTCGGGCTCCCGGTCCAGCAGCGCCTCGACCAGCAGCCGGGCTTCGAGCGCCTGCCCGCTGCGCTTCAGCGCCGCCAGATAGAAGCCCTCGGCCCAACCGCCCGCGGACTTCCAGGAAAAGGGGCCGCTTTTCTGCCCCTCCACCGCCGCCGCCAGGGGCGCGCGCAGGTGCAGGTTGATGAGGTGCAGCCGTCGCCCATCCGGCAGCGTGACGGGCGCTGAAAGAAGCGGGCGGTCCCACGCGATGGGTTTCGCCTCGCGCTCCGCAGGCTGCGCCGTCACCGGACGGTAGAGGGGTGCTGGCACCAGATCGTTTCTCAACTGCCGGACCTCGCCCAAGGGCCAACGGCTCAGAATGACGAGGTTGTGCTTATCGAAGGGCGCGCCCTTGGGCCAGAGCGTGGAAAGCCTTTGATACCCGGCGTAGGGCGTCTCCTCCAGCAAGGTGTCCAGAGCCGCCAGCGAACGGTCATTCCCGTCGCCGCTTCGCTGTGCGTTCACCTCCTGAAGGCAAAGCAGGTCCGCCTCCAGGCGCAGCAGCTGGGGTCGCAGAACGCCGATCCGCGCTTCCAGCGGCGGGTCCGCGCCACGTCCGCTGTCGAGGTTTTCCAGGTTAAAGGTGGCTAGCCGCAGCTCCATGACGACAAGCCTAGCGGCAGAGGCCGGGCTGCCGTCAAGCGCCCAGGTCAAGTACGCAGGTCAGGCGCGCTGGTCAGGCACGTTGGGGCTTGGGGGCCGGCGCCTCCGCGTCCGGGCGCTGGCGCAGGTGGCCGGTCAGTCGTCGCTCCACGATCTTGAAGACAAAGAAGATGAAGTAGGAGATCGCCAGATAGATGACCGCGGCCAGGATTAGGTTCTCATAGGTCCTGTAGGTCTGCGACACCAGCTTGCGGGCGACGCCGGTCAGGTCCATCAGCGTGATGATGGAGACCAGCGAGGTCGACTGGAACAGGAAGACCACCTCGTTGGAATAGGCCGGCAGCCCGATGCGCCAGGCCTTGGGCAGGATGATCCGCGTGATCTGCTTCCAGCGTGACATGCCGACGGCTTTGGCGGCCTCGATCTCGCCGTAGGGCACGGCCTGGATCGCGCCTCGCAGGATCTCGGCGGTGTAGGCAGTGGTGTTCAGGATCAGGGTCAGCAGCGCGCAGAAGTAGGGCTCCCGGAAATAGGTCCAGAGGCCCCAGGCCCGAAGCTCGGAAACGAACTGGCCGGACCCGTAATAGACCAGGAAGATCTGCACGATCAGCGGCGTGCCCCGGAAGAAGAACATGTAGCCGTAGGTCGGCATCCAGATGAAGGGGTTCTTGGAGAGCCGCATGAAGGCGACCGGCATGGCGATCACCAGACCGATGAAGACGGAAATCGCCGTAAGCTCGAGCGTCAGGAGCGTGCCGTCGAGATACTCCGGCCAGGCTTCCAGCGCGCGTTGTCCCCAGAATGGTTCTTGCTCTTCCATCGCGCTCACGCCGTCCTGACGCCGCGATTGGCCCAGGCTTCCGCCTTACGCTGGACCTGGATCGAGACGATGGTGATCACAAGGAAGATGAAGGCCGCCGTCATGAAGAAGAGGAAAGGCTTCTTGACCGCGCGAGAGGCCACGTCGGTCATGCGCATCAGCTCGTCGAGCTGCACGACGCTCATCAGGGCGGTCGCCTTGATCAGCACCATCCAGTTGTTGCCGATGCCGGGCAGCGCGTAGCGCCAGACCTGTGGCAGGACCACTCTGAAGAAGGCCTTCTTGCGGCTCATGCCGATGGCGCGCGCTGCTTCCACCTGACCCTTGTCGAGCGACTGGAAGGCGCCGCGCAGGGTCTCGGTCATGAAGGCGCCGTAGATGAGCCCCAAGGTCAGGGTACCCGTGACGAAGGGGTTCAGGTTGACCCGGATGTCCTCACCCGTGAAGTGCATCAGGATGTCCTGAAGTCCCTGGGTGATGCCGTAATAGACCAGGATGATGAGAAGCAGCTCGGGCACGCCGCGCACGATGGTGGTGTAGGTGCCGCCGATGACGCGGGCGACCGCGGAGTGCGACAGCTTGGCCCAGGAACCGAGGAGACCGCAGAGGATCGCGAGCGGCAGCGCGGAAATGCCCACCAGCAGCGTGATCTTCA includes:
- a CDS encoding ABC transporter permease subunit (The N-terminal region of this protein, as described by TIGR01726, is a three transmembrane segment that identifies a subfamily of ABC transporter permease subunits, which specificities that include histidine, arginine, glutamine, glutamate, L-cystine (sic), the opines (in Agrobacterium) octopine and nopaline, etc.) codes for the protein MEEQVLALPIIGPIWEMIDGAYYQRADFLLEGLKITLLVGISALPLAILCGLLGSWAKLSHSAVARVIGGTYTTIVRGVPELLLIILVYYGITQGLQDILMHFTGEDIRVNLNPFVTGTLTLGLIYGAFMTETLRGAFQSLDKGQVEAARAIGMSRKKAFFRVVLPQVWRYALPGIGNNWMVLIKATALMSVVQLDELMRMTDVASRAVKKPFLFFMTAAFIFLVITIVSIQVQRKAEAWANRGVRTA
- a CDS encoding endonuclease/exonuclease/phosphatase family protein produces the protein MELRLATFNLENLDSGRGADPPLEARIGVLRPQLLRLEADLLCLQEVNAQRSGDGNDRSLAALDTLLEETPYAGYQRLSTLWPKGAPFDKHNLVILSRWPLGEVRQLRNDLVPAPLYRPVTAQPAEREAKPIAWDRPLLSAPVTLPDGRRLHLINLHLRAPLAAAVEGQKSGPFSWKSAGGWAEGFYLAALKRSGQALEARLLVEALLDREPEALVAVCGDLNAEEQEMPLRILRADIDDSGNGALAPRVLTPVERNLPDWRRYSVIHAGRKTMLDHILVSRALLSAFRDIELHNEALGDELAAYASLNHSPESFHAPLVARFSL
- a CDS encoding ABC transporter permease — protein: MEEQEPFWGQRALEAWPEYLDGTLLTLELTAISVFIGLVIAMPVAFMRLSKNPFIWMPTYGYMFFFRGTPLIVQIFLVYYGSGQFVSELRAWGLWTYFREPYFCALLTLILNTTAYTAEILRGAIQAVPYGEIEAAKAVGMSRWKQITRIILPKAWRIGLPAYSNEVVFLFQSTSLVSIITLMDLTGVARKLVSQTYRTYENLILAAVIYLAISYFIFFVFKIVERRLTGHLRQRPDAEAPAPKPQRA